One window from the genome of Haliaeetus albicilla chromosome 26, bHalAlb1.1, whole genome shotgun sequence encodes:
- the SAPCD2 gene encoding suppressor APC domain-containing protein 2 isoform X1, translated as MAPERGDRSLPAGTEGLPRVFLQSLRTLFDILDDRRRGYVHLREIESRWRGAEARELPAGVMEGLRRAAPASGYLTFERFVLGLRAALPGAEPAVESGGGGRRSVEKPASPRCAEERRGKSSGQREPGPSQPRGRGGEAKAAGQSQGDGSHPGAGDARRHQRGRAEHRRHTITNGVDFSMLKHMKELEQEKDFLLQGLELVERTREWYHQHIQFMQERQRLLGKNKTSADFLPEGGQSRLGRLVPKLQEVNRCLGDLLSTAGKPANPSSALSRLGPVVSPASAGSQQAIIMLKEQNRLLTKEVTDKSERITQLEQEKSALIKQLFEARAHNNHETSQLDSTFI; from the exons ATGGCCCCGGAGCGCGGCGACCGGTCGCTCCCCGCCGGTACCGAGGGTCTTCCCCGGGTTTTCCTGCAGAGCCTGCGGACTCTTTTCGATATCCTGGATGACCGGCGGCGGGGTTACGTGCACCTACGGGAGATCGAGTCCCGCTGGCGGGGAGCGGAAGCCCGGGAGCTGCCCGCCGGGGTGATGGAGGGGTTGAGGCGCGCGGCACCGGCCAGCGGGTACCTCACCTTCGAACGCTTCGTCCTGGGGCTGCGTGCTGCCCTGCCCGGTGCTGAGCCCGCGGTggagagcggcggcggcgggcggcggagcGTGGAGAAGCCGGCGAGCCCGCGCTGTGCCGAGGAGCGGCGCGGGAAGAGCAGCGGGCAGCGGGAACCGGGGCCCAGCCAGCCCCGCGGCCGCG GTGGTGAGGCTAAGGCTGCTGGGCAGTCCCAGGGAGATGGCAGCCATCCAGGGGCTGGGGACGCTCGGAGGCATCAGAGAGGACGTGCAGAACACCGGAGACACACCATCACCAACGGTGTGGACTTCAGCATG CTGAAGCACATGAAGGAACTGGAACAGGAGAAGGATTTCCTGCTGCAGGGTTTAGAGCTGGTAGAGCGCACCCGGGAGTGGTACCACCAGCACATCCAGTTCATGCAGGAACGCCAGAGGCTCCTGGGGAAGAACAAAACCAGTGCT gaCTTCCTCCCTGAGGGCGGCCAGAGCCGCCTGGGACGCCTGGTCCCCAAGCTGCAGGAGGTGAACCGCTGCCTGGGTGACCTCCTTTCCACCGCTGGCAAG CCAGCAAACCCTTCCTCAGCTCTGAGCAGGCTGGGCCCTGTGGTGTCCCCAGCCTCAGCAGGTTCCCAGCAAGCCATCATCATGCTGAAGGAGCAAAACCGGCTTCTCACCAAG GAGGTGACAGACAAGAGTGAACGCATCACCCAGTTGGAGCAGGAGAAATCTGCCCTGATCAAGCAGCTCTTTGAGGCTCGCGCCCACAATAACCATGAAACGAGCCAGCTGGACTCCACCTTCATCTAG
- the SAPCD2 gene encoding suppressor APC domain-containing protein 2 isoform X2: MAPERGDRSLPAGTEGLPRVFLQSLRTLFDILDDRRRGYVHLREIESRWRGAEARELPAGVMEGLRRAAPASGYLTFERFVLGLRAALPGAEPAVESGGGGRRSVEKPASPRCAEERRGKSSGQREPGPSQPRGRGGEAKAAGQSQGDGSHPGAGDARRHQRGRAEHRRHTITNGVDFSMLKHMKELEQEKDFLLQGLELVERTREWYHQHIQFMQERQRLLGKNKTSAPANPSSALSRLGPVVSPASAGSQQAIIMLKEQNRLLTKEVTDKSERITQLEQEKSALIKQLFEARAHNNHETSQLDSTFI; this comes from the exons ATGGCCCCGGAGCGCGGCGACCGGTCGCTCCCCGCCGGTACCGAGGGTCTTCCCCGGGTTTTCCTGCAGAGCCTGCGGACTCTTTTCGATATCCTGGATGACCGGCGGCGGGGTTACGTGCACCTACGGGAGATCGAGTCCCGCTGGCGGGGAGCGGAAGCCCGGGAGCTGCCCGCCGGGGTGATGGAGGGGTTGAGGCGCGCGGCACCGGCCAGCGGGTACCTCACCTTCGAACGCTTCGTCCTGGGGCTGCGTGCTGCCCTGCCCGGTGCTGAGCCCGCGGTggagagcggcggcggcgggcggcggagcGTGGAGAAGCCGGCGAGCCCGCGCTGTGCCGAGGAGCGGCGCGGGAAGAGCAGCGGGCAGCGGGAACCGGGGCCCAGCCAGCCCCGCGGCCGCG GTGGTGAGGCTAAGGCTGCTGGGCAGTCCCAGGGAGATGGCAGCCATCCAGGGGCTGGGGACGCTCGGAGGCATCAGAGAGGACGTGCAGAACACCGGAGACACACCATCACCAACGGTGTGGACTTCAGCATG CTGAAGCACATGAAGGAACTGGAACAGGAGAAGGATTTCCTGCTGCAGGGTTTAGAGCTGGTAGAGCGCACCCGGGAGTGGTACCACCAGCACATCCAGTTCATGCAGGAACGCCAGAGGCTCCTGGGGAAGAACAAAACCAGTGCT CCAGCAAACCCTTCCTCAGCTCTGAGCAGGCTGGGCCCTGTGGTGTCCCCAGCCTCAGCAGGTTCCCAGCAAGCCATCATCATGCTGAAGGAGCAAAACCGGCTTCTCACCAAG GAGGTGACAGACAAGAGTGAACGCATCACCCAGTTGGAGCAGGAGAAATCTGCCCTGATCAAGCAGCTCTTTGAGGCTCGCGCCCACAATAACCATGAAACGAGCCAGCTGGACTCCACCTTCATCTAG
- the SAPCD2 gene encoding suppressor APC domain-containing protein 2 isoform X3: MAPERGDRSLPAGTEGLPRVFLQSLRTLFDILDDRRRGYVHLREIESRWRGAEARELPAGVMEGLRRAAPASGYLTFERFVLGLRAALPGAEPAVESGGGGRRSVEKPASPRCAEERRGKSSGQREPGPSQPRGRGGEAKAAGQSQGDGSHPGAGDARRHQRGRAEHRRHTITNGVDFSMDFLPEGGQSRLGRLVPKLQEVNRCLGDLLSTAGKPANPSSALSRLGPVVSPASAGSQQAIIMLKEQNRLLTKEVTDKSERITQLEQEKSALIKQLFEARAHNNHETSQLDSTFI, encoded by the exons ATGGCCCCGGAGCGCGGCGACCGGTCGCTCCCCGCCGGTACCGAGGGTCTTCCCCGGGTTTTCCTGCAGAGCCTGCGGACTCTTTTCGATATCCTGGATGACCGGCGGCGGGGTTACGTGCACCTACGGGAGATCGAGTCCCGCTGGCGGGGAGCGGAAGCCCGGGAGCTGCCCGCCGGGGTGATGGAGGGGTTGAGGCGCGCGGCACCGGCCAGCGGGTACCTCACCTTCGAACGCTTCGTCCTGGGGCTGCGTGCTGCCCTGCCCGGTGCTGAGCCCGCGGTggagagcggcggcggcgggcggcggagcGTGGAGAAGCCGGCGAGCCCGCGCTGTGCCGAGGAGCGGCGCGGGAAGAGCAGCGGGCAGCGGGAACCGGGGCCCAGCCAGCCCCGCGGCCGCG GTGGTGAGGCTAAGGCTGCTGGGCAGTCCCAGGGAGATGGCAGCCATCCAGGGGCTGGGGACGCTCGGAGGCATCAGAGAGGACGTGCAGAACACCGGAGACACACCATCACCAACGGTGTGGACTTCAGCATG gaCTTCCTCCCTGAGGGCGGCCAGAGCCGCCTGGGACGCCTGGTCCCCAAGCTGCAGGAGGTGAACCGCTGCCTGGGTGACCTCCTTTCCACCGCTGGCAAG CCAGCAAACCCTTCCTCAGCTCTGAGCAGGCTGGGCCCTGTGGTGTCCCCAGCCTCAGCAGGTTCCCAGCAAGCCATCATCATGCTGAAGGAGCAAAACCGGCTTCTCACCAAG GAGGTGACAGACAAGAGTGAACGCATCACCCAGTTGGAGCAGGAGAAATCTGCCCTGATCAAGCAGCTCTTTGAGGCTCGCGCCCACAATAACCATGAAACGAGCCAGCTGGACTCCACCTTCATCTAG